Proteins encoded in a region of the Ursus arctos isolate Adak ecotype North America unplaced genomic scaffold, UrsArc2.0 scaffold_2, whole genome shotgun sequence genome:
- the GPER1 gene encoding G-protein coupled estrogen receptor 1, with the protein MDVTSPAPVFGMETHPGASNSTSPELNLSHALAGTVLANQTGELSEHQQYVIGLFLSCLYTIFLFPIGFVGNILILVVNISFREKMTIPDLYFINLAAADLILVADSLIEVFNLDEQYYDITVLCTFMSLFLQINMYSSIFFLTWMSFDRYIALAKAMRCSLFRTKQHARLSCGLIWMASVSATLVPFTAVHLQHTEEVCFCFADVKEIQWLEVTLGFIIPFAVIGLCYSLIVRVLVKAHRHRGLRPRRQKALRMIFAVVLVFFVCWLPENVFISVHLLQRTQPGAAPCTQSFRHAYPLTGHIVNLAAFSNSCLNPLIYSFLGETFRDKLRLYIEQKTNMSALNRFCHAALKAVIPDSTEQSDVKFSSAV; encoded by the coding sequence ATGGACGTGACTTCCCCAGCGCCCGTCTTCGGCATGGAGACGCACCCAGGCGCCTCCAACAGCACCTCCCCGGAGCTCAACCTGTCCCACGCACTCGCTGGCACCGTCCTGGCAAACCAGACAGGCGAGCTCTCTGAGCACCAGCAGTACGTGATTGGGCTTTTCCTCTCGTGCCTGTACaccatcttcctcttccccatcGGCTTCGTGGGGAACATCCTGATACTGGTGGTGAACATCAGCTTCCGGGAAAAGATGACAATCCCGGACCTGTACTTCATCAACCTGGCGGCAGCTGACCTCATCCTGGTGGCCGACTCCCTGATCGAGGTGTTCAACCTGGACGAGCAGTACTATGACATCACCGTGCTGTGCACCTTCATGTCGCTCTTCCTCCAGATCAACATGTACAGCAGCATCTTCTTCCTCACGTGGATGAGCTTTGACCGGTACATCGCCCTGGCCAAGGCCATGCGCTGCAGCCTGTTCCGCACCAAGCAGCACGCCAGGCTGAGCTGCGGCCTCATCTGGATGGCCTCCGTCTCCGCCACGCTGGTGCCCTTCACCGCCGTGCACCTGCAGCACACGGAGGAGGTCTGCTTCTGCTTTGCCGACGTCAAGGAGATCCAGTGGCTGGAAGTCACGCTGGGCTTCATCATCCCCTTCGCCGTCATCGGCCTGTGCTACTCGCTCATCGTCCGGGTGCTCGTCAAGGCCCACAGGCACCGGGGCCTGCGCCCCAGGAGGCAGAAAGCCCTCCGCATGATCTTCGCCGTGGTCCTGGTGTTCTTCGTCTGCTGGCTGCCGGAGAACGTCTTCATCAGCGTCCACCTCCTGCAGCGCACGCAGCCGGGAGCCGCTCCCTGCACGCAGTCCTTCCGCCACGCCTACCCGCTCACCGGCCACATCGTCAACCTGGCGGCGTTCTCCAACAGCTGCCTGAACCCCCTCATCTACAGCTTTCTGGGGGAGACTTTTAGGGACAAACTGAGGCTGTACAttgagcagaaaaccaacatgtCAGCTCTGAACCGTTTCTGCCACGCCGCCCTGAAGGCAGTCATTCCCGACAGCACCGAACAGTCCGATGTGAAGTTCAGCAGCGCAGTGTAG